Genomic DNA from Acanthopagrus latus isolate v.2019 chromosome 2, fAcaLat1.1, whole genome shotgun sequence:
TGCGTCTGTGCGCTGCACAAGAGCACCGAGTGCAGTAATaacagtgatggagggaggcgGGGCAGAGAGCACATGTTaaccttgcacacacacacacacacacacatacacacacgggCGATCACAGCCTTTGGACAAATCTACCTGTAACATAAAACGAAAATGAGAGTGGGTCTGTTCAGGAGCAGCACCGCGGACAGCTCCCAGCCTCGCCCTCTTATCGAGCTGTAATAATAATCCCAACATCGCGCCTTGTTATCATCAGGAGACGCCTCTGATTAAATATGAAACCTCCAGGATGTCTGTGATCCGTCATTCTTCTCTGACAGGCGGCTCCTCCCCACCTCAGCAGCCTCGTCGCTCTCCTCCGCTCACTTTCTCTTCCGGGGTGCCGCTGCTCGATCCTCCCTCCGGCTGGAAGATGTCGCATCCGAGCGCGTCCAGCAGCTGAGACCCGGTGGATGCAGACATGTCGCAGGGATGTTGAAAATggctggatgatgatgatgatgatgatgatgatgataatggtgatgatgatgccCCGTGTTTGTTGGTATCCGGCAGTCTTCGGGTCCCATCCTGCAGCCTGATGTAATGAAGGCTGTTGTAACAGCGTAGGTGTTGACAAGCCCCGTGCGTGAAGGGCTGTGGGAGAGATCAGAGTTAAACATCCAGCGGAGGTAGGTTCTCTGTTCGTTTCTCAGGCTTCGCAGTGAATGCATGCTAGTGACCGATCACTGTGGTGATGGTCACTGAAAATCTGGAAATGATTCACGACCTCATTTGCCTGTGTGGGACGGGTGTAGCGGAAATTCTGctttgtgaggtagagagttgctaaATCTCAGAGGAATCTTAGACTCGGCGTGATGAATGAGATCTCTTTGATACATGCAAGACATGGAAGACAAGAGTGTTCTCTGTCGTCCTCCTAATGTTACTGaggaggttaccttcatgtaCAACAATCAATCATCTCTTCACAAAACAATGACCCCCTGAGGTTTGGGTTGACCATGTCTTTCCCCAGGCAGGTGAGGCTTTGATGGTTGAACTGATCGTCAGTTTGCTGTTTAGTTAGGACAGTAAATATCATTTTATCTACCTTCCTGTAACCGCCCATATAGAGAGACTTTCCCCCCAGAGACCTCAGCCAGAAGgcattctcctctcctcctctttactAAACTAATTTCTCAcacagggctgcaactaatgattaattaacgattaatcgattagtgTCGTGTTGATCAAAGCCAACAAATACGTCCTtggatgtcttgttttgtccacaaccaacGATATTCAATTTACCGTCATAAAGAAAACTAGAAAATATTCATGTGAGAAGCTGGAATACCAGGCgtttggttagggttaagaaaAGATCATGTCTTGACTTTTCTGATtgtgtcgccacaaacatggctggaaattgttgCGATGTCTCTCTGAAAATGGTAGGTTTTTCAGatgcaaaatgcaacaaaacatcTCCTTAGAATAAATCCAGTGGTTAAGCGTTGACACGCCCTCTCAAGAAGTGGTCTCTTGCTTCGGCAGCCATCTTGCTTATGGACTGATTAGGTTTAGGTCCAAAAAGCACttgaaaatacagcaaattCACCGTTCAATCGATTAATCGTTACAGCTATAGTGTGATGACCATAGCGAGACAATGTAAAAGATGTTCTTTAATCTGATCTTTTCAGACCAAGATGCTACAAGGCTCAAATGTCTTGGGGCACGAGCGGCCTCTGGTCATCAGAGTATCGTTCTCCTCCTGTGTTCTGGGCACCGTGCTCCTGCCTCTCTTTGGGCTGATCACGTGTGTCTTCATATCCTCGGTTTTCCATTTTGATGACTCCACCGGTACACATTGCCAGGTACGGTCCTTATAATTATgtctttctcctgctgccacaTGTGTTTAGAGAAACTAAGTCACTGACTTGTGTTTTCAGGTTCCTAATTACCTGCCGTCTATCAGTGCCTCCATTAGTCTCAGTCCTGAGTGTCACATATGGCGGTTCTGCATCGGGCTGCACTCGGCGCCCAGGTTCCTGGTGGCGTTCACCTACTTCAGATTTTACAAGGCACGTTTTGCATCGAAGTTCCCTGAGAGTCCGCTCAGCTGTTTGAACCTGGCCTTTTCTATTTTGGAGAACCTCGGCCTCTTGCTCCTCACATATGTATCATCCAGTGAAACGTACTGTGAGTAATACATGTTTAAGATACTTTTATTAGAGATTTTACTGTTCTTTTGATATCCAGACTGGTCTGGTTTATGAAAAACCGCTATTAAATTTGCGTTGgtaagtttctgcaaactgctgatatgttgaaactgcatttctttatgttgcaactttactttctttaggaaccattttaaatgttatgttgcGTCAATGCTGTGCTTCTGCTCTAGTTAGattaaggcaaaaaaaatgcCTGGTTATGGTTAGGAAGAGCCAGGCTTCGGTTAACCAGGTTCTGTCTACACAGCCACAGCTGGAAATTGCCTCAAAAATATCTTGTGGTTCCACCTTTAAAAATTCTGAAAGGCTAGGAAGGTTAGGAATAGATTATGTTTCGGCTTCCCTGGATGTGTGACCTCAAAAGTTGCTGGAAATTGTCATAGTGTATcactaaaaatgtgtgttttttagctgTAAAATGCTCCAACATCCAAATAACCAGTGGTTAagtgattaaaaatgttgaaacgctgTTTCAAACACTGGTCTCTTGCTTCAGCAGCCACCTTGCCTATGatctggttaagtttaggccCAAAAAGTAATTGGTCAGGGTCGGCTGAGATTATGCTTTGACTctagaaatgtggaaatgtggaaATCTGGAAATTCTAATGACTTGTTCAAAATACCAATTTTTCAGCTGgaaaaagccaaaaaataatCTTGAGTATGTTTGCTGTCTCTcgcttggcagccttctcacctATGAGTCATGCcacctccatcccctccaccaGCCTCTTCATCTCCAGACATGAAAGTCAAACGttgatgtgaaataaatgaaatgcacaaaTCACagatatctgtggtttgcaaaaacataccaacatttttatcctggcgactgggctgtgTTTGAAGCATGATACAAATCTGCATAAGCTGTAACAGGCAGGTTGATGCATTGAtttaaaattcagttattaGACAATTAGACAATATTGCAATAATACTGTCCTTTACTGACCAAATTCGTCTCtctttttgtatatttttgccCTTCAGTTGTTCATAAGGAAGGTTTTGTCCTCTTTATTATCAGCTCACTCATCTACATGTCGATAACCTGCCGTTTATGGAAGGCCATTAAGAAGTATTCATTAAGTCCTGAGGTAAGAGATGCCAGATCACACGAAGCAGACTGAAATCTCTCATGTTATTTTCAGCTCTTCAATCAGattctgtattattattattttttcttacagGATGCAAAGTCTCACCACTGGAAAGTGCGTTTCTTACTTCTCAACGTATCCTTCTGTGCTTTTGCCGGATTCTTTTATTGGAAACACAACATGTACTGTGAATCAGGAAGTAAGTGTGACATGAGTTCGATCTTTCTGCTTCAATCTGTAAGTGTCGTTACTGTGCTCAACATCCATTTTATCCTCCTGCAGGTTATACGCTTTTTGCCCTGTTTGAGTATCTCGTGGTCTTCTCCAACATGGCCTTCCATCTCACAGCAGTGTGGGACTTTAAGAGCCGTGAGGTCATGGTCATTTCGTCCTCTGAAGATAAAGAATTCTGACTAGAAACTGAAGGACTTGGTGCTAATTGTACAACCACTCAACCACCTGATCATGATAGCCTTGATCCTGCAGAAGAGGAAGACTGGGATGGCCTTTTCCATATATTTCCATGATATCGGCTCTCAAGGCCTTAGGGGCTGTCAAATATGAAGTCAAGATAGGCATATGTTCTACTGTGTGGTCTATTCTAagcactttttttgttttgcttaatTCATTGATGCCTTTACCTACAGTACATGCTGTATTTTATGTAATGTGAAATTTCAACTTTTGTACAATGTACAACAAAAACGTGTGGTCATACTGTGTGTGCCAAAGTAAAGTGACAGTTCAAGTATgttgggcttttattttgaaacacaaaagGTGGTAAAATTACTATAAATTATGTATTAGAGAATGAAACAGTGGTATTTTTTGCACCATTCAGATTATCCTCAAAACATTTGCCACAATGAGCTACTCCAGCTGTCTGTTGGGAAAATACTTTGTCCTCCATTTCcctttttattacttttttcaaaaaaaatctaagcttttaatgtttttgttcaaatgcaaatgtgtaaatgtgagtTCTCTGTGCTGACTGTAGCCATAATGCCCTGTTGTTAATCCACTGCAGGTATTATGATCACACATTGCTTAACCTACACTGACCTAAATGCTGCCGCATAAAAACCTAGCGGCCCAGCTGCCAAGTGCACACACAAATCACTGTAATCACTGTACTTCTTTAATAGCTCCAACAGCATGTGTACTACACCCATTATTATACCTATACCGTGTTATTTAGCTGTGCTGTATCTGCACCCCAATAAGATAGTAAGGCAAGTTA
This window encodes:
- the LOC119030141 gene encoding post-GPI attachment to proteins factor 2-like, encoding MLQGSNVLGHERPLVIRVSFSSCVLGTVLLPLFGLITCVFISSVFHFDDSTGTHCQVPNYLPSISASISLSPECHIWRFCIGLHSAPRFLVAFTYFRFYKARFASKFPESPLSCLNLAFSILENLGLLLLTYVSSSETYFVHKEGFVLFIISSLIYMSITCRLWKAIKKYSLSPEDAKSHHWKVRFLLLNVSFCAFAGFFYWKHNMYCESGSYTLFALFEYLVVFSNMAFHLTAVWDFKSREVMVISSSEDKEF